A window from Neobacillus sp. PS3-40 encodes these proteins:
- a CDS encoding YdjY domain-containing protein has protein sequence MKLRNNYFKLFILAIIAVFGLAACSSNTTQPAKKNNKEKVQEVSKDNPIYVDKKNKVVKVYATVNGKYLVTPTRHGLNWVGGAYGDQAVLKAYANPLKFNEALIEIGGVPAVEKGGDTSKEFKITADGGKVIKGDQVKVSITWADAKKVYDINEVMVDSTGKNLDYRFGGNYDTQMAKMTGCYMCFDSCPAGITSNANQPVGTFQSGKAQFHGNAKVLPKDGTPVVLTYSIVK, from the coding sequence ATGAAATTAAGAAATAATTATTTTAAACTGTTCATTTTAGCTATTATTGCAGTTTTTGGTTTAGCTGCCTGTTCTTCAAATACAACTCAACCAGCTAAAAAAAATAACAAGGAAAAAGTTCAGGAAGTAAGTAAGGATAATCCTATTTATGTTGATAAGAAAAATAAAGTAGTTAAAGTTTATGCAACGGTTAATGGGAAGTATTTAGTAACCCCAACTCGTCACGGATTAAATTGGGTTGGAGGAGCATATGGTGACCAAGCAGTATTAAAAGCTTATGCCAACCCGTTAAAGTTTAATGAAGCATTGATTGAGATTGGCGGAGTTCCTGCTGTCGAAAAAGGCGGCGATACAAGCAAAGAGTTTAAGATTACTGCTGATGGCGGCAAGGTTATCAAAGGGGACCAAGTAAAGGTGTCTATTACTTGGGCAGATGCGAAAAAAGTGTATGACATCAATGAAGTAATGGTTGATTCGACTGGAAAGAACCTAGATTATCGTTTTGGTGGCAACTATGACACACAAATGGCAAAAATGACTGGCTGCTATATGTGTTTTGATAGCTGTCCTGCTGGTATTACAAGTAATGCAAATCAACCTGTCGGTACATTCCAAAGTGGAAAAGCACAATTCCATGGCAATGCGAAAGTCCTTCCTAAGGATGGTACTCCTGTTGTCTTAACTTATTCGATTGTGAAATAA
- a CDS encoding lysylphosphatidylglycerol synthase transmembrane domain-containing protein translates to MSSLPNKTKKAQTQLLIRIIGSISLILWILHMIEWDKMLEVVRKGSMPYFMAAFLAIQLTVASSVWKWKLLVDSSLIKVERENASLNKLGRFYYIGLFFNNFLPGSVGGDVVRVYYLGRITGIPSAAASVAFERLTSGIALIGIAIVSIFSVKTSKSVVLSVLLITGVCLILFIIAGKWMKKTNTKESEQAKENPTRMGNMLFLVKGSLEKMVSTAETYRRNGFNWWLSIGVLSILFQVGLAWINQLLFLSLGIDLPWLELLMIITLISVITMLPVSVNGFGVREGCYIFFFNELGVPSEIAVSVSLLFFFLVTLSSLAGGLFWMSERGRNDEAIRKQVD, encoded by the coding sequence ATGTCTTCTTTACCAAACAAAACAAAAAAAGCACAAACCCAATTGTTGATTAGGATCATTGGAAGTATCAGTTTAATTTTGTGGATTCTCCATATGATTGAATGGGATAAAATGTTAGAAGTGGTCAGGAAGGGATCAATGCCATATTTTATGGCAGCCTTCCTGGCTATTCAATTGACAGTGGCATCAAGTGTATGGAAATGGAAATTACTTGTTGACTCTTCATTAATCAAAGTTGAAAGAGAAAACGCCTCATTAAATAAATTGGGGCGTTTCTATTATATTGGATTATTTTTTAATAATTTTTTACCAGGAAGTGTCGGCGGGGATGTCGTAAGGGTTTACTATTTAGGTAGGATTACAGGGATTCCATCTGCTGCCGCATCGGTGGCGTTTGAACGGTTAACTAGCGGGATTGCTCTTATTGGAATTGCCATTGTGTCCATTTTTTCTGTAAAAACATCAAAATCAGTTGTTTTATCCGTTTTATTGATAACTGGAGTATGCTTGATTCTTTTTATCATCGCAGGCAAATGGATGAAAAAAACAAATACGAAAGAGAGTGAGCAGGCTAAAGAAAATCCAACAAGAATGGGTAACATGCTATTTTTAGTGAAAGGTTCACTTGAAAAAATGGTTTCAACAGCGGAGACTTATCGCAGGAATGGATTTAACTGGTGGCTGTCAATTGGAGTTTTGTCAATCCTGTTTCAGGTTGGCTTGGCGTGGATTAATCAATTATTATTTTTATCCTTGGGAATTGATTTACCTTGGCTGGAATTATTAATGATTATTACACTGATTTCTGTCATTACTATGCTCCCTGTAAGTGTAAATGGATTTGGCGTACGCGAGGGCTGTTATATATTTTTCTTCAATGAGCTAGGGGTTCCGAGTGAAATTGCGGTCTCTGTTTCACTATTGTTTTTCTTTCTTGTTACTTTATCGAGTTTAGCAGGAGGATTATTCTGGATGTCAGAAAGGGGGAGAAATGATGAAGCTATCCGGAAACAGGTTGATTGA
- a CDS encoding TVP38/TMEM64 family protein, with the protein MINIMNIVIRLAAALFLFFLIGMALDLIIIQSTWIDMRFDSEYFITISILTCLWFYFLSVFLNAKKFAYWESKRKSIVISILSIAIILFFTIKDGSFTIIPAYAARKALFLEDVLSLDGMNNLLIIMFVLGLTALVFSFSKVPKLQKKGPNNWNNLSRLRKFGMMFLFGIITFFLLLYLGQGEIQDSINKSISFLKDADVLGFKDYLLSFGPLAVVVSALLMVFQSIIAPLPAFVITFANGLLFGWVFGAVLSWSSAMLGAIICFYIAKFLGRPVVEKMVTKKALSWWDQFFAKYGKQAVFIARLLPIVSFDLVSYAAGVTSISFWQFFWATGLGQLPATILYSYLGQNATSTVKILFFMFTIVIALAVIGMIIRPKWKAKGKSKQGDHL; encoded by the coding sequence ATGATAAATATAATGAATATTGTTATTCGATTAGCTGCAGCATTATTCCTATTCTTTCTGATTGGAATGGCGCTTGATCTGATCATCATTCAATCTACTTGGATTGATATGCGTTTCGACAGTGAGTACTTTATAACGATTTCTATTTTGACGTGTCTATGGTTCTACTTTTTGAGTGTTTTTTTAAATGCTAAAAAATTTGCTTACTGGGAATCAAAACGGAAAAGCATTGTGATTTCCATTCTCAGCATTGCTATTATCCTGTTCTTCACAATAAAAGATGGGAGTTTTACGATAATACCGGCATATGCAGCAAGAAAAGCATTGTTCCTAGAAGACGTTTTATCTTTAGATGGGATGAATAACCTTTTAATAATCATGTTTGTTTTAGGGCTTACAGCCCTTGTATTCTCCTTTAGTAAAGTACCAAAGCTCCAAAAAAAAGGTCCTAATAACTGGAATAACCTTTCAAGACTTCGAAAATTTGGGATGATGTTTTTATTTGGAATCATTACTTTCTTTTTGTTGCTCTACTTAGGACAGGGAGAAATCCAAGATTCGATTAATAAATCAATTAGCTTTTTAAAAGATGCTGATGTATTAGGGTTCAAGGATTACTTACTTTCATTTGGGCCGCTTGCAGTAGTTGTTTCAGCCCTTTTAATGGTATTTCAATCCATTATTGCTCCGCTTCCGGCTTTCGTCATTACGTTTGCGAATGGTCTTTTATTTGGCTGGGTTTTTGGTGCTGTTTTATCATGGAGCAGCGCCATGCTTGGTGCGATCATTTGTTTTTATATAGCTAAATTTTTAGGCAGGCCAGTTGTAGAGAAAATGGTAACGAAAAAAGCTTTAAGTTGGTGGGATCAATTTTTTGCCAAGTATGGAAAACAGGCTGTCTTTATTGCAAGGCTTTTACCGATTGTATCCTTTGATTTGGTGAGCTATGCTGCAGGTGTAACATCTATTTCATTTTGGCAATTCTTTTGGGCTACAGGGCTGGGCCAATTGCCAGCAACCATTCTGTATTCTTACCTAGGTCAAAATGCGACGAGCACTGTAAAAATCTTATTCTTTATGTTCACGATTGTGATTGCTTTAGCTGTAATCGGGATGATTATTCGGCCTAAGTGGAAGGCAAAAGGCAAAAGCAAACAAGGAGATCATCTTTAA